Proteins encoded by one window of Candidatus Zixiibacteriota bacterium:
- the rpsD gene encoding 30S ribosomal protein S4 has product MARYREANCKLCRREGEKLFLKGSRCHTEKCAVERREYAPGQHGQRMRRKVSNYGLQLREKQKIRRTYGLLEKQFHNYFKKADKRIGVTGENLVQMLETRLDNVVYRLGFAPSRKAARQLVRHRHVLVDGRICDIPSLGLKPNQVIKIKDKSKNLDLVHAALKEVGRGEELPWLRLNKAALEGELLEIPKRSDIPLTANEQLVVELYSK; this is encoded by the coding sequence ATGGCTCGGTATCGTGAAGCCAACTGCAAGCTGTGTCGCCGCGAGGGTGAAAAGCTTTTTCTGAAAGGTTCTCGCTGTCACACTGAAAAGTGCGCCGTTGAGAGACGTGAGTACGCGCCCGGTCAGCACGGGCAGCGTATGCGCCGCAAGGTTTCCAACTATGGTTTGCAGTTACGCGAAAAACAGAAAATTCGTCGGACCTACGGCCTTCTGGAAAAGCAGTTTCACAACTATTTCAAGAAGGCTGATAAGCGAATCGGAGTAACCGGTGAAAACCTGGTTCAAATGCTGGAAACACGTCTTGACAATGTTGTCTACCGTCTCGGTTTCGCGCCTTCGCGCAAGGCCGCCCGGCAGCTCGTCCGGCATCGTCACGTTCTCGTCGATGGGCGAATCTGTGATATTCCATCGCTCGGTCTAAAACCGAATCAGGTGATCAAGATTAAGGATAAATCCAAGAACCTTGACCTGGTACACGCAGCTTTGAAAGAAGTGGGCCGGGGCGAAGAACTCCCGTGGCTCAGGCTTAACAAAGCGGCTCTCGAAGGAGAGTTGCTGGAAATTCCCAAGCGCTCCGATATTCCGTTAACAGCCAACGAACAGCTGGTTGTGGAGCTTTATTCTAAGTAA
- the rpsK gene encoding 30S ribosomal protein S11: MADPKKKVRTKKKARKVEINGVVHVMASFNNTIITIADSTGRTISWGTAGKVGFKGSKKSTPFAAQMAASTAAKEAMDMGLRKVEVWVKGPGSGREAAIRSLSAAGLEITVIKDVTPIPHNGCRPPKRRRV, translated from the coding sequence GTGGCTGATCCGAAGAAAAAGGTACGGACGAAGAAGAAGGCTCGAAAAGTTGAGATCAACGGTGTTGTCCATGTGATGGCCAGTTTTAATAACACCATTATTACCATCGCGGACTCCACGGGAAGGACTATTTCCTGGGGTACTGCGGGCAAGGTCGGTTTCAAAGGCTCCAAGAAGTCGACCCCGTTCGCGGCGCAGATGGCTGCTTCCACCGCGGCAAAGGAAGCTATGGACATGGGTCTTCGGAAGGTAGAAGTATGGGTCAAGGGCCCCGGTTCCGGTCGTGAGGCGGCAATTCGTTCACTGTCTGCGGCGGGACTTGAGATTACCGTAATAAAAGACGTAACGCCGATTCCGCATAACGGATGTCGTCCGCCAAAGCGTCGGCGCGTTTGA